From the Roseateles sp. XES5 genome, one window contains:
- a CDS encoding AraC family transcriptional regulator, which produces MRDSKTGREPRPSPFSSSQPTFEHIITGIDESFLWRLDDYPWERNVWNFHPEFEIHLIRKGAGVAFVGDYIGAFSATYLTVIGSDLPHDWVTMTAPGEVIEGRDIVLQFHPDRIREAMRLLPEFAELEDFFARAQRGLVFTGETLEKGAALVEGMGAQKGVARLTLFLQLLHLLASSTEYEVLSSPEYSPKLDAETLDALQRALVFIYRNFSTDIRLADVAELAGMSESAFSRFFKKNTGNTFTDHVNKLRIWQACKLLAESDMPITDICFEVGYLNISNFNRTFLRQHRMTPSAYRRLAPHRRSMRDDPARR; this is translated from the coding sequence ATGCGCGATTCCAAGACCGGTCGGGAGCCGCGGCCGAGCCCGTTTTCTTCGAGCCAGCCGACCTTCGAGCACATCATCACGGGCATCGACGAGAGCTTTCTCTGGCGGCTCGATGATTATCCCTGGGAGCGCAATGTCTGGAACTTCCATCCGGAGTTCGAGATCCACCTCATCCGCAAGGGCGCGGGTGTCGCGTTCGTCGGCGATTATATCGGCGCCTTCTCGGCGACCTATCTCACCGTCATCGGCAGCGACCTGCCGCATGACTGGGTAACGATGACGGCGCCGGGCGAGGTCATCGAAGGGCGGGATATCGTGCTGCAGTTCCACCCGGACCGGATCCGCGAGGCCATGCGGCTGCTGCCGGAATTCGCGGAACTCGAGGACTTCTTTGCCCGCGCCCAGCGCGGCCTCGTGTTCACCGGCGAGACCTTGGAGAAAGGCGCGGCGCTGGTCGAAGGCATGGGCGCGCAAAAGGGTGTCGCCCGCCTCACCCTCTTCCTGCAGCTCCTCCATCTGCTTGCCAGTTCCACGGAGTATGAGGTTCTGTCCTCGCCGGAATATTCGCCGAAGCTCGATGCCGAAACGCTCGATGCGCTCCAGCGCGCGCTCGTCTTCATCTATCGCAACTTCTCGACGGACATTCGCCTCGCCGATGTCGCAGAGCTTGCCGGCATGAGCGAAAGCGCGTTCTCCCGGTTCTTCAAGAAGAACACCGGCAACACCTTCACCGACCATGTCAACAAGCTGCGCATCTGGCAGGCCTGCAAGCTTCTGGCCGAAAGCGACATGCCGATCACGGATATCTGCTTCGAGGTCGGCTATCTCAACATTTCCAACTTCAATCGCACCTTCCTGCGCCAGCACCGCATGACGCCGTCGGCCTACCGGCGGCTGGCGCCGCATCGCCGGTCCATGCGGGACGACCCCGCGCGCCGATGA
- a CDS encoding sugar ABC transporter substrate-binding protein, translated as MTSVKTLASSIAYACLLASSVSSIALAAECSGTIRVLAQPRDGLTLLESHKDEFAKLSGGASFEIDYLNENDRRAKTKADASTIGKYNVYYVDEANVALFASSAWIAPLLDYYPSEYDYADFDPGRQKVATYDGKVWFAPVTGGGDLMVYRKDLLDAAGITPPKTLDELKAAVEKLHQPDKGVYGIALRGQRGSGANVWRWMPYFKGFGGEWFDGDTPTFNSEAAVKATQTYLDLFKYSAPGTQTGSWDESTGAFLSGQVAILIESTPLAGLAIDPKTSQVVGKVGYLPPPTPLTGGGYGHGLAIGAKANPDDASKACAGLFIAWATSKENEERRLEANQFGELNRTSIMASEAFAKLYGPDLGQALAETGKVTAVNFWQSALWPDLGDRWGIILEELITGSRSDIKEGLAELEGFAKDLVARSQ; from the coding sequence ATGACATCCGTGAAGACGCTCGCTTCGAGCATTGCCTACGCATGCCTTCTTGCCAGCTCCGTCTCGTCAATTGCGCTGGCCGCCGAGTGCTCCGGCACGATCCGCGTCCTTGCCCAGCCGCGCGACGGCCTGACGCTTCTGGAAAGCCACAAGGACGAGTTTGCGAAACTGTCCGGCGGCGCATCCTTCGAGATCGACTATCTCAACGAGAACGACCGGCGCGCCAAGACCAAGGCGGACGCCTCCACAATCGGCAAGTACAATGTCTATTATGTCGACGAGGCGAATGTGGCGCTCTTCGCCTCCTCCGCCTGGATCGCTCCCCTGCTCGACTATTATCCGAGCGAATACGACTATGCGGACTTCGATCCCGGCCGCCAGAAGGTCGCGACCTATGACGGCAAGGTGTGGTTCGCGCCGGTCACCGGCGGCGGCGACCTCATGGTCTATCGCAAGGACCTTCTGGACGCTGCCGGCATCACGCCGCCGAAGACGCTCGACGAGCTGAAGGCCGCCGTCGAGAAACTGCACCAGCCGGACAAGGGCGTCTATGGCATCGCGCTGCGCGGCCAGCGCGGCTCGGGCGCAAACGTCTGGCGCTGGATGCCCTATTTCAAGGGCTTCGGCGGCGAATGGTTCGATGGCGACACGCCGACATTCAACAGCGAGGCGGCCGTCAAGGCGACGCAGACCTATCTCGATCTCTTCAAATATTCCGCGCCCGGCACACAGACCGGCAGCTGGGATGAATCGACCGGCGCGTTCCTTTCCGGCCAGGTGGCGATCCTGATCGAATCGACGCCGCTCGCTGGCCTTGCGATCGATCCGAAGACATCGCAGGTCGTCGGCAAGGTCGGCTACCTGCCGCCGCCGACGCCGCTGACCGGCGGCGGTTACGGCCATGGCCTCGCCATCGGCGCCAAGGCCAACCCGGACGATGCCTCCAAGGCCTGCGCGGGTCTCTTCATCGCCTGGGCAACCTCGAAGGAAAACGAAGAGCGGCGCCTGGAAGCCAACCAGTTCGGCGAACTCAACCGCACGAGCATCATGGCAAGCGAGGCCTTCGCCAAGCTCTATGGCCCGGATCTCGGCCAGGCGCTGGCCGAAACCGGCAAGGTCACCGCGGTCAATTTCTGGCAGAGCGCGCTCTGGCCGGATCTCGGCGATCGCTGGGGCATCATCCTGGAAGAGCTGATCACCGGTTCGCGCTCCGACATCAAGGAGGGTCTCGCCGAACTCGAAGGCTTCGCCAAGGACCTCGTCGCCCGCAGCCAGTAA
- a CDS encoding carbohydrate ABC transporter permease has translation MTSRTRLPAVFLAPPLAILAVLAFVPTAYAIYISFRNRELSRPDGGFVGLANYIDLFSDRRFINAVGVSLTWEVVTVTLTLLVAVVLGILLFEFASMRQRAVLTLIFLTPVILPRVSAAFVWKFAFHPLYGIITYPYKMITGQPLDVLSSPTTALMTVALVDVWQWGLFFAVIVLKLLETLPPQPFEAARLDHARSWQVYAYVALPMLKAPLISLTFIKMIESLRAFDLIYVMTRGGPGIATETLDMYAFSQGFIESGRISYASSMAVLMMLATTVIFTVIWKRVKP, from the coding sequence ATGACATCAAGAACCCGCCTGCCCGCCGTCTTCCTGGCGCCGCCGCTTGCCATCCTCGCGGTGCTCGCCTTCGTGCCGACGGCCTATGCCATCTACATTTCCTTCCGCAACCGCGAGCTCAGCCGTCCCGATGGCGGCTTCGTCGGCCTTGCGAACTATATCGACCTCTTCTCCGACCGCCGCTTCATCAATGCGGTCGGCGTGTCGCTGACCTGGGAAGTCGTGACGGTGACGCTGACGCTGCTGGTCGCGGTGGTGCTCGGCATCCTGCTTTTCGAATTCGCCTCGATGCGCCAGCGAGCGGTGTTGACGCTGATCTTCCTGACGCCGGTCATCCTGCCGCGCGTCTCGGCCGCCTTCGTCTGGAAGTTCGCCTTCCACCCGCTCTACGGCATCATCACCTACCCCTACAAGATGATCACCGGCCAGCCGCTCGACGTGCTGTCGAGCCCCACGACGGCGCTGATGACCGTCGCGCTGGTCGATGTCTGGCAATGGGGCCTGTTCTTCGCGGTGATCGTGCTGAAGCTGCTCGAAACCCTGCCGCCGCAGCCCTTCGAGGCGGCGCGGCTCGATCATGCGCGCTCCTGGCAGGTCTATGCCTATGTCGCGCTTCCCATGCTGAAGGCGCCGCTCATCTCGCTCACCTTCATCAAGATGATCGAATCCCTGCGCGCCTTCGACCTCATCTACGTCATGACGCGCGGCGGTCCCGGCATCGCAACGGAAACGCTCGACATGTACGCCTTCTCGCAAGGCTTCATCGAGTCCGGCCGCATCTCCTATGCCTCCAGCATGGCGGTGCTCATGATGCTGGCCACCACCGTCATCTTCACCGTGATCTGGAAGAGGGTGAAGCCATGA
- a CDS encoding carbohydrate ABC transporter permease, with protein sequence MSLSRILGKSVLYLAAFSAVFPMVWTAINAFKNRVDIVTPTPLFLFTPTLDNFAYVLGRDSVAAGLINSLIAAGGSVLIGALLGLPAAYAIARYPNRWSADIQFFVLSLRFLPPVAVAIPLMVIWLDLGFYDTRISLVVTYTLLTLATVIWLGVPAFARVPKEVEEAARVDGYGPYAVFLRIALPVASRSLIGAVAFAFVLVWNEFLIALMLTTSDAKTLPIVASELTQLGRDVPWGILNASVVLLSIPPLLLIGILSGLLNNAFRRKSN encoded by the coding sequence ATGAGCCTCTCGCGCATTCTCGGCAAGTCCGTCCTCTATCTTGCGGCCTTTTCGGCGGTTTTCCCCATGGTCTGGACGGCGATCAACGCCTTCAAGAACCGGGTGGATATCGTCACCCCTACCCCGCTCTTCCTCTTCACGCCGACACTCGACAACTTCGCCTATGTGCTGGGGCGGGACAGCGTCGCGGCCGGCCTTATCAACTCGCTGATCGCGGCCGGCGGCTCGGTGCTGATCGGGGCGCTGCTCGGCCTGCCGGCCGCCTATGCCATCGCGCGCTATCCGAACCGGTGGTCCGCCGATATCCAGTTCTTCGTGCTGTCGCTGCGTTTCCTGCCGCCGGTGGCGGTGGCGATACCGCTGATGGTGATCTGGCTCGATCTCGGCTTCTACGACACGCGGATATCGCTGGTCGTGACCTATACCCTCCTGACGCTTGCCACCGTCATCTGGCTTGGCGTGCCGGCCTTCGCCCGGGTGCCGAAGGAGGTGGAGGAAGCGGCGCGCGTCGATGGCTACGGCCCCTATGCGGTGTTCCTGCGCATCGCCCTGCCCGTCGCCTCGCGCTCGCTCATCGGCGCCGTCGCCTTCGCCTTCGTGCTGGTCTGGAACGAGTTCCTGATCGCGCTGATGCTGACGACCTCGGATGCCAAGACGCTGCCGATCGTCGCTTCGGAACTCACCCAGCTCGGCCGCGATGTGCCCTGGGGCATCCTGAATGCCTCCGTGGTGCTGCTTTCCATTCCGCCGCTCCTGCTCATCGGCATCCTGAGCGGCCTTCTCAACAACGCGTTCCGGCGCAAGAGCAATTGA
- a CDS encoding NAD(P)-dependent alcohol dehydrogenase: MQALVLEKKGVLALRDIDLPLSVGPDDVKIAVHTVGVCGSDVHYYTHGAIGAYVVHEPMVLGHEAAGTVVEIGANVRSLKIGDRVCMEPGIPDLSSRASKLGLYNVDPAVRFWATPPVHGVLAPYAVHPAAFTYSLPDTVSFAEGAMVEPFAIGMQAATRARIVPGDVAAVIGAGPIGIMVALAARAAGCSRVLISDFSAEKLQIAAAYAGIEPVNLTETTFAAAVLKATADWGADVVFEASGSAKAFDHLFDLVRPGGAVVLVGLPVDAVRFDVPGAISKEVRVETVFRYANVFDRALELIASGKVDLKPLITGTYAFDESVAAFERAAEARPTDVKLQIRVQGEN, encoded by the coding sequence ATGCAAGCCTTGGTACTCGAGAAAAAGGGCGTTCTGGCCCTGCGTGACATCGACCTCCCGCTTTCGGTCGGGCCTGACGATGTGAAGATCGCCGTTCACACGGTAGGCGTCTGCGGCAGCGACGTGCACTACTATACGCACGGCGCCATCGGCGCCTATGTGGTGCACGAACCCATGGTGCTCGGCCACGAGGCGGCCGGCACCGTCGTCGAAATCGGCGCCAATGTCCGCTCGCTCAAGATCGGCGACCGGGTCTGCATGGAGCCGGGCATTCCCGATCTCTCCTCGCGCGCCTCGAAGCTCGGCCTCTACAATGTCGATCCGGCCGTGCGCTTCTGGGCGACGCCGCCGGTGCACGGGGTTCTCGCCCCCTATGCGGTGCACCCCGCCGCCTTCACCTATAGTCTGCCGGACACCGTGTCCTTCGCGGAAGGCGCGATGGTCGAGCCCTTCGCCATCGGCATGCAGGCGGCCACGCGGGCGCGCATCGTGCCGGGCGATGTCGCCGCCGTCATCGGCGCGGGCCCGATCGGCATCATGGTGGCGCTCGCCGCGCGGGCCGCCGGCTGCAGCCGGGTGCTCATTTCCGATTTTTCGGCCGAAAAACTGCAAATTGCCGCGGCCTATGCCGGCATCGAGCCGGTAAACCTCACCGAGACGACCTTTGCCGCCGCCGTCCTCAAGGCAACGGCGGACTGGGGCGCCGACGTGGTCTTCGAAGCGAGCGGCAGCGCCAAGGCCTTCGATCACCTTTTCGATCTGGTGCGGCCCGGCGGCGCCGTCGTGCTGGTCGGCCTGCCGGTCGATGCGGTGCGCTTCGACGTGCCCGGCGCGATCTCCAAGGAGGTCCGTGTCGAAACCGTCTTCCGTTATGCCAATGTCTTCGATCGCGCGCTCGAACTCATCGCCTCCGGCAAGGTCGACCTGAAACCCTTGATCACCGGCACCTATGCCTTCGACGAGAGCGTCGCCGCCTTCGAACGGGCCGCCGAAGCAAGGCCTACCGACGTGAAGCTGCAAATCCGCGTGCAGGGGGAGAACTGA
- a CDS encoding ABC transporter ATP-binding protein: protein MANIICAHVDKAYGAVNVIRDFNLEIEDHEFVVFLGPSGCGKSTLLRMIAGLEEISGGEVSIAGRTVNDLEPRDRGVAMVFQNYALYPHMTIYDNIAFGLRRMKVEASEIDRRIKTVAATLGLEPYLARKPTELSGGQQQRVAIARAMIKTPRVFLFDEPLSNLDAKLRNHMRVEIARLHQSLKTTTIYVTHDQLEAMTLADRIVLMKGGAIEQVGTPAEIYERPRTLFVAGFIGTPNMNFLDVTARSDGETWLLEGDGQRFRVGRARFAIEDGQALTLGIRPSSLSVAASPEDRENTLCGLADLIEFHGDNALVSFRVGDREIGALVPATGQPARGAAVAFSASEDNLHLFDRTTGLSVLRHRS, encoded by the coding sequence ATGGCGAACATCATCTGCGCCCATGTCGACAAGGCCTATGGCGCCGTCAATGTCATCCGGGATTTCAACCTCGAAATCGAGGACCACGAATTCGTCGTCTTCCTCGGGCCGTCGGGCTGCGGGAAATCGACGCTGCTGCGCATGATTGCCGGGCTGGAGGAGATATCGGGCGGCGAAGTCTCCATTGCCGGGCGCACCGTCAACGATCTGGAGCCGCGCGATCGCGGCGTCGCGATGGTTTTCCAGAACTATGCGCTCTATCCGCACATGACGATCTACGACAACATCGCCTTCGGCCTCCGGCGCATGAAGGTCGAGGCGTCCGAGATCGACCGGCGCATCAAGACCGTCGCCGCGACGCTCGGGCTGGAGCCCTACCTTGCCCGCAAGCCGACCGAGCTTTCGGGCGGCCAGCAGCAGCGCGTGGCAATTGCCCGCGCCATGATCAAGACGCCGCGCGTCTTCCTCTTCGACGAGCCGCTGTCCAATCTCGACGCCAAGCTGCGCAACCATATGCGCGTCGAGATCGCCCGCCTGCACCAGAGCCTCAAGACCACGACGATCTATGTCACGCACGACCAGCTCGAAGCCATGACGCTGGCCGATCGTATCGTCCTGATGAAGGGCGGTGCGATCGAGCAGGTCGGCACGCCCGCGGAAATCTACGAACGCCCGCGTACGCTCTTCGTCGCCGGCTTCATCGGCACGCCGAACATGAATTTTCTCGACGTGACGGCGCGCTCCGACGGCGAGACCTGGCTTCTCGAAGGGGACGGCCAGCGCTTCCGGGTCGGCCGCGCGCGGTTCGCCATCGAAGACGGGCAGGCCCTGACCCTCGGCATCCGCCCGTCCTCCCTGTCCGTGGCGGCAAGCCCGGAAGATCGGGAAAACACGCTCTGCGGCCTCGCCGATCTCATCGAGTTCCACGGCGACAACGCCCTCGTGTCCTTCCGGGTCGGCGACAGGGAGATCGGCGCCCTCGTGCCGGCGACCGGCCAACCCGCGCGCGGTGCGGCGGTCGCTTTCTCCGCCAGCGAAGACAACCTGCATCTCTTCGACCGGACGACAGGTCTTTCGGTGTTGAGACATCGATCCTGA
- a CDS encoding MFS transporter produces the protein MMHTPSRWLVLAAVMMAFVPVVVDMTILHIAIPSLTLALGASGTEVLWIIDVYPLVMAGLLVPMGTLADKLGCRRLLLVGLGIFMVASVAAAFSTSAVMLIAARAMLGIGSAMIMPCVLAVIRQAFEDDAERATALGAWSVVGMAGAAVGPLAGGLLLEHFWWGSVFLVNVPIMMIVVPMVWVLIPRRPGNSAATWKPGQALIVIAGLMLTVYGIKTGVKSGLNTQSLAALSAGAVLLVWFARMQVSSKAPMLDLSLCTKPAIAVGFLMAFVANGSLAGFELVLAQELQFVLGKTPLEAGLFMLPLVAAAAVGGPVGGKLATWFGLRPVASLSMAVSSASLVALAFADFKNPGLVVPAVLAGLGFALGVGLLASSIAIMGSVSEEKAGAAGALESVGYELGGGLGITIFGVLVNSIYRHSFVAPAGATENAANSIGEAMTAANAVGGDLGSKIAEAARLAFVDAHGTVLMSVALIIALLAIVVFVSLRGQTLANAH, from the coding sequence ATGATGCATACGCCCAGCCGCTGGCTTGTTCTCGCCGCCGTAATGATGGCATTCGTTCCCGTCGTCGTGGACATGACCATCCTCCACATCGCCATCCCGTCGCTGACGCTTGCTCTTGGCGCATCGGGAACCGAGGTCCTGTGGATCATCGACGTCTATCCGCTGGTCATGGCCGGCCTGCTGGTTCCGATGGGAACGCTTGCGGACAAGCTCGGATGCCGCCGCCTGCTTCTTGTCGGCCTCGGCATCTTCATGGTGGCGTCCGTCGCCGCCGCATTTTCGACGTCCGCCGTCATGCTGATCGCCGCTCGCGCGATGCTCGGCATCGGCTCGGCGATGATCATGCCCTGCGTGCTCGCCGTGATCCGCCAGGCATTCGAGGACGACGCCGAACGGGCGACAGCTCTTGGCGCGTGGAGTGTTGTCGGGATGGCGGGCGCGGCGGTCGGGCCGCTGGCGGGCGGTCTTCTTCTGGAGCACTTCTGGTGGGGATCGGTCTTCCTCGTCAACGTCCCCATCATGATGATCGTCGTCCCGATGGTCTGGGTTCTGATCCCCAGGCGTCCGGGAAATTCCGCGGCAACCTGGAAACCGGGACAGGCGCTGATCGTCATCGCCGGCCTCATGCTCACGGTCTATGGCATCAAGACGGGCGTGAAGAGCGGACTGAACACCCAGTCCCTGGCGGCCCTCTCGGCGGGCGCCGTCCTGCTCGTCTGGTTCGCAAGGATGCAGGTATCGTCCAAGGCGCCGATGCTGGACCTCTCCCTCTGCACGAAGCCGGCGATAGCCGTAGGCTTCCTCATGGCCTTCGTCGCCAACGGATCGCTCGCAGGGTTCGAACTCGTGCTTGCACAGGAGCTGCAGTTCGTTCTCGGCAAGACGCCGCTCGAGGCGGGCCTGTTCATGCTGCCGCTGGTTGCCGCCGCCGCCGTCGGTGGCCCGGTCGGCGGCAAGCTCGCCACGTGGTTCGGGCTGCGTCCCGTGGCGTCGCTGTCGATGGCCGTGTCCTCTGCTTCGCTGGTGGCGCTCGCCTTCGCCGACTTCAAGAACCCCGGGTTGGTCGTTCCCGCCGTGCTGGCCGGCCTTGGCTTCGCCCTCGGCGTCGGGCTGCTTGCCTCGTCCATTGCCATCATGGGAAGCGTGTCCGAGGAGAAGGCGGGAGCGGCCGGCGCGCTTGAAAGCGTGGGCTACGAGCTTGGCGGCGGCCTCGGCATCACGATCTTCGGTGTTCTCGTGAACTCCATCTACCGGCATTCTTTCGTTGCGCCTGCGGGCGCGACGGAAAATGCCGCGAACTCCATCGGCGAAGCGATGACCGCCGCGAACGCCGTCGGTGGCGACCTCGGCTCCAAGATTGCCGAGGCAGCCCGGTTGGCATTCGTCGATGCACACGGAACCGTGTTGATGTCGGTGGCGCTCATCATCGCCTTGCTGGCCATCGTCGTCTTCGTTTCCCTGCGGGGCCAGACGCTCGCGAACGCGCACTGA
- a CDS encoding TetR/AcrR family transcriptional regulator, whose product MARPRKTTNDDILDAAERVVARLGAAGLSIDAVAKEAGVSKAMVVYDHKSKSALLEALVDRRVKADMAYVDQCVANAADTPHPELFGRIASAEKKLDEIDKAVAVTVSASMSNDDGLQRIMRAWTDLDLKAMASGQRPRAALMAYLALMGFYSTELFGFHSWSDRERREILDGLRSVYLSFADM is encoded by the coding sequence ATGGCCAGACCGCGCAAGACAACGAATGACGATATCCTCGATGCAGCCGAAAGGGTGGTCGCGCGCCTCGGGGCGGCGGGCCTTTCGATCGACGCCGTCGCGAAGGAGGCCGGCGTCAGCAAAGCGATGGTCGTCTACGATCACAAATCCAAGAGCGCGCTTCTGGAGGCCCTGGTCGATCGCCGCGTGAAGGCGGATATGGCCTATGTCGATCAATGCGTGGCCAATGCCGCCGATACGCCGCATCCCGAACTTTTTGGCCGCATCGCCTCGGCCGAAAAGAAGCTCGACGAAATCGACAAGGCCGTCGCGGTCACCGTCAGCGCCTCCATGTCGAACGACGACGGGCTGCAACGCATCATGCGCGCGTGGACCGATCTGGACTTGAAAGCGATGGCCTCCGGCCAGCGGCCAAGAGCGGCCTTGATGGCGTATCTGGCGCTGATGGGGTTCTACAGCACGGAACTGTTCGGGTTCCATTCGTGGTCCGACAGGGAACGCCGGGAGATCCTCGACGGATTGCGTTCCGTGTACCTGTCCTTTGCAGACATGTGA
- a CDS encoding Lrp/AsnC family transcriptional regulator: MDDKDRQIIWSLQKDGRLSNQELSEQVALSPSPCLRRLRQLEESGVIKGYTAIVDEEMYGLPITAFVRIRLERHSEQAIATFERRVRAIDEIQDCYVMTGEVDYLLRVIVGSLKEYEAFVRQQLHAIEGVAAIDTSFAYGTVKKSTVFPKI, translated from the coding sequence ATGGACGACAAGGATCGGCAGATTATCTGGTCGCTGCAGAAGGACGGCCGCCTCTCAAATCAGGAACTCTCCGAACAGGTCGCCCTGTCGCCTTCGCCCTGTCTGCGACGCCTGCGGCAGCTTGAGGAAAGCGGCGTGATCAAGGGTTATACAGCGATCGTCGACGAGGAGATGTACGGGCTTCCGATCACCGCCTTCGTCCGCATCCGGCTCGAGCGGCACTCCGAGCAGGCCATCGCCACTTTCGAGCGACGGGTGCGCGCCATCGACGAGATCCAGGACTGTTATGTGATGACGGGAGAGGTCGACTATCTCTTGCGCGTCATCGTCGGGAGCCTCAAGGAGTACGAAGCCTTCGTCCGCCAGCAGCTTCACGCCATCGAAGGTGTCGCGGCGATCGACACCAGTTTCGCCTACGGAACCGTGAAGAAGTCGACGGTCTTTCCCAAGATCTAG
- a CDS encoding DMT family transporter: protein MTDTSAGLYPSARWHDSSVTGYVVLAVVVLIWAGFALTMRAIGMSPLATADVALIRFAVPALALLPLIPGRLDAIRKADRRAVLLVLAGGVPFYFIASEGARLTSAAYVGALIPGTTPLAVAAIGFLFLGRKVPRRVLWPLGLILLGVICLLGGQWRAVTSDTLVGVATLLLASVVWAAYTLGLRRTGLDAISNAILLSVGSLIVMVIAMACGAFQTNLGDFSLQDALPFAIVQGVGTGLVSTMGYAFAISRLGAAKSAAIGSLSPGLTSLLAIPLLGEPLSPVTAAAIVLMTMGVIAVNRNAGTETPRLRTGKP from the coding sequence ATGACCGATACATCCGCTGGACTTTACCCGTCGGCCCGCTGGCACGACTCTTCCGTTACAGGCTATGTCGTCCTGGCGGTGGTGGTGTTGATCTGGGCGGGTTTCGCCCTGACCATGCGCGCGATCGGCATGTCGCCGCTGGCGACCGCCGATGTCGCCCTCATTCGGTTCGCCGTTCCCGCGCTTGCACTGCTGCCCTTGATACCGGGCCGCCTCGATGCCATCCGCAAGGCGGACCGGCGGGCGGTTTTGCTCGTGCTGGCGGGCGGCGTGCCCTTCTATTTCATCGCCTCGGAAGGCGCCCGGCTGACATCCGCGGCCTATGTCGGGGCGCTCATCCCCGGCACCACGCCGCTGGCCGTGGCGGCCATCGGTTTCCTGTTCCTCGGACGGAAGGTGCCGCGCCGGGTGCTTTGGCCGCTCGGCCTGATCCTTCTCGGCGTTATCTGCCTTCTAGGCGGTCAATGGCGCGCCGTGACGTCCGATACCCTGGTCGGCGTTGCAACCCTTCTTCTCGCCAGTGTCGTCTGGGCCGCCTATACGCTCGGCCTGCGCAGGACCGGTCTCGACGCCATATCGAACGCAATCCTTCTGTCGGTGGGATCGCTGATCGTCATGGTGATCGCCATGGCCTGCGGGGCTTTCCAGACGAATCTGGGCGACTTCAGCCTTCAGGATGCCTTGCCCTTCGCCATCGTGCAGGGTGTTGGCACGGGGCTCGTCTCGACGATGGGATATGCCTTCGCGATATCCCGTCTGGGCGCGGCGAAGAGCGCCGCCATCGGTTCGCTGTCTCCGGGCCTGACCTCGCTCCTCGCCATTCCGCTTCTCGGAGAACCGCTTTCCCCCGTTACGGCGGCGGCGATCGTGCTGATGACGATGGGTGTCATCGCGGTCAACCGGAACGCCGGGACGGAAACCCCGCGCCTTCGGACCGGGAAGCCGTAA
- a CDS encoding glutathione S-transferase family protein, translating to MSEPIVWTYDWVPKGPRGFVRDMRLRWACEEAGFVYSVRTVPFDDRGPAHLALQPFGQVPFLSDGALTLFESGAGLLHLARKSETLMPRDPLGEAETLQWTIAALNSVEMVSVPWWFLEVTGAKDNHLTGWLESRLEHMERVLGERQWLAGGRFTVADLLMADVLRVPKIRAFGARPATEAYVARITERPAFLKARDDQMAHFAAADAQRG from the coding sequence ATGAGCGAACCGATCGTCTGGACCTATGACTGGGTGCCCAAGGGGCCACGCGGCTTCGTGCGCGACATGCGGTTGCGCTGGGCCTGCGAGGAGGCCGGCTTTGTCTATAGCGTGCGAACGGTGCCCTTCGACGACCGCGGCCCCGCGCATCTGGCGCTGCAACCCTTCGGTCAGGTGCCGTTTCTGAGCGATGGCGCGCTCACCCTGTTCGAAAGCGGTGCGGGCCTGCTGCATCTGGCGCGGAAAAGCGAAACGCTGATGCCCCGCGATCCCCTCGGCGAGGCCGAAACGCTGCAATGGACGATCGCCGCGCTCAACTCCGTCGAGATGGTGTCCGTGCCCTGGTGGTTCCTGGAGGTGACGGGCGCCAAGGACAACCACCTCACCGGCTGGCTGGAAAGCCGCCTCGAGCATATGGAGCGCGTTCTCGGGGAGCGGCAATGGCTTGCGGGCGGACGGTTCACGGTGGCGGACCTGCTGATGGCCGATGTGCTGCGCGTGCCGAAAATCCGCGCCTTCGGCGCGCGCCCCGCGACGGAGGCCTATGTGGCGCGGATCACCGAGCGCCCGGCCTTCCTGAAAGCCCGGGACGACCAGATGGCGCATTTCGCAGCGGCGGACGCGCAGCGCGGCTAG